In the genome of Solibacillus silvestris, one region contains:
- a CDS encoding recombination and DNA strand exchange inhibitor protein (MutS2; MutS-II; involved in blocking homologous and homeologous recombination; has ATPase activity stimulated by recombination intermediates; inhibits DNA strand exchange), translating into MIEQRALKTLEFHKVREQVAAFCTNSIGKQAIEELVPETDYDTVVELLEEMDEGLAILRVKGNVPMGGIFDVRPHARRSQIGGMLSPMELMEIASTIRASRILRNFIEDIESENTIEIPHFIERKEQMPVLTALQHEINDCIDDNGTVLDSASPALRSIRQSLRSEESKVRQKLESLTRGSNATKMLSDAIITIRNDRFVIPVKQEYRSHYGGIVHDQSASGQTLFIEPDAVIQSNNEVQRLKVKEKAEIERILSELTLKVQEVGHEIFVLVQLLGEMDVILAKGKYGQANKCTMPKMNKEGYTRLVRARHPLLPIEDAVANTIEFGRDVTAIVITGPNTGGKTVTLKTVGLCTIMAQCGLPVPALDGSELAVFEQIFADIGDEQSIEQSLSTFSSHMVNIVDILSKFNEKSLILFDELGAGTDPQEGAALAIAILDETVDRGARVMATSHYPELKAYGYNRPSVVNASVEFDIETLSPTYRLLIGVPGRSNAFEISKRLGLSSNVIDHAKSFTGTDRHEVESMIASLEESRLRSEREADEAHLLLEDAQKIRAELEERLRIYDEKKENLEKKAKDKARKIVDDAKKEAETIIAELRKMKENAALSVKEHELIDVKKRLDNAAPIDNNKVLQKAVAARERKQNLQVGDEVKVLSYGQKGTLLQKAGNEWVVQIGILKMKLPESDLEYVKPEKEQATRPMMNVKNRNSVVKLELDLRGERYEEALIRTEKYLDDALLANYPRVSIIHGKGTGALRQGIQNFLKNHKRVKSYRYGEAGEGGFGVTVVELK; encoded by the coding sequence ATGATCGAACAACGAGCATTGAAAACACTAGAATTTCATAAAGTACGTGAACAAGTAGCGGCATTTTGTACAAACTCGATCGGGAAACAAGCAATCGAAGAGCTCGTACCGGAAACAGATTACGATACAGTTGTCGAACTACTGGAGGAAATGGACGAAGGACTCGCCATTTTGCGTGTAAAAGGCAATGTGCCGATGGGTGGCATTTTCGATGTACGTCCACATGCGCGACGCTCGCAAATTGGCGGTATGCTTAGCCCGATGGAATTAATGGAAATCGCGAGCACAATACGAGCAAGTCGAATATTACGAAATTTCATTGAAGATATTGAATCGGAAAATACAATTGAAATCCCGCATTTTATCGAACGGAAAGAACAAATGCCTGTCTTGACAGCACTGCAGCACGAAATTAATGATTGTATTGATGATAATGGTACGGTTCTTGATTCAGCGAGCCCTGCACTACGCTCAATTCGCCAGTCATTGCGTTCAGAAGAATCCAAAGTCCGTCAAAAGCTGGAAAGTCTGACACGTGGTTCAAATGCAACGAAAATGCTGTCTGACGCGATTATTACAATTCGTAATGACCGCTTCGTAATCCCGGTAAAACAAGAATATCGTTCACATTACGGCGGAATTGTCCACGATCAGTCCGCTTCAGGTCAAACATTGTTTATCGAGCCTGATGCAGTGATTCAATCGAACAATGAAGTACAGCGTCTGAAAGTGAAAGAAAAGGCTGAAATTGAGCGTATTTTATCCGAGCTTACTTTAAAGGTACAGGAAGTCGGACACGAAATATTTGTTCTTGTACAACTACTTGGAGAAATGGATGTCATTTTAGCAAAAGGAAAGTACGGACAAGCAAATAAATGCACAATGCCAAAAATGAATAAAGAAGGCTATACACGACTAGTCCGTGCACGACACCCGTTATTGCCGATTGAAGATGCAGTTGCCAATACGATTGAATTTGGACGAGATGTCACAGCAATTGTCATTACAGGACCAAATACAGGCGGTAAAACAGTGACATTGAAAACAGTGGGACTGTGTACAATCATGGCACAGTGCGGCTTGCCTGTTCCGGCACTCGATGGTTCAGAATTGGCAGTGTTTGAGCAAATTTTTGCTGATATTGGTGATGAACAGTCGATTGAACAGTCATTATCAACTTTCTCTTCTCATATGGTGAATATAGTAGACATTTTAAGCAAATTTAATGAAAAATCGTTAATATTATTTGATGAGCTTGGCGCAGGTACCGATCCGCAAGAAGGTGCGGCACTCGCAATTGCTATTTTGGATGAAACAGTTGATCGCGGTGCACGTGTTATGGCGACTTCACACTATCCGGAGTTGAAGGCATACGGCTATAACCGTCCATCTGTTGTCAACGCGAGTGTAGAGTTCGATATTGAAACACTTAGCCCTACTTATCGATTACTGATCGGGGTGCCAGGTCGGTCGAATGCATTTGAAATTTCCAAACGTCTTGGATTAAGTTCAAATGTAATCGACCATGCAAAATCCTTTACAGGTACTGACCGTCATGAAGTTGAGTCAATGATTGCTTCACTAGAAGAAAGCCGATTACGATCTGAACGTGAAGCGGACGAAGCTCATCTTTTACTGGAAGATGCACAAAAAATCCGGGCAGAGCTGGAAGAACGTCTTCGTATTTATGATGAGAAAAAGGAAAACCTGGAGAAAAAAGCGAAAGATAAGGCTCGTAAAATTGTTGATGACGCGAAGAAAGAAGCGGAAACGATTATTGCAGAGTTGCGGAAAATGAAAGAAAATGCCGCGTTATCGGTGAAAGAGCACGAGTTAATCGATGTGAAGAAGCGTTTAGATAATGCAGCACCGATTGATAATAATAAAGTGCTTCAAAAGGCTGTCGCTGCCCGTGAGCGTAAGCAAAACCTCCAAGTGGGCGATGAAGTAAAAGTATTAAGCTACGGTCAAAAAGGAACACTCTTGCAAAAAGCAGGAAATGAGTGGGTTGTTCAAATCGGTATTTTAAAAATGAAACTGCCCGAATCTGATTTAGAGTATGTGAAACCAGAAAAAGAGCAGGCTACTCGTCCGATGATGAATGTGAAAAATCGCAACAGTGTCGTGAAACTGGAACTTGATTTACGTGGGGAACGATATGAAGAAGCACTTATTCGAACAGAAAAGTATTTAGATGATGCGTTATTAGCGAACTATCCGCGTGTATCGATTATTCACGGTAAAGGGACCGGGGCTTTACGCCAGGGAATTCAAAACTTCCTGAAAAACCATAAGCGGGTCAAATCATACCGTTATGGTGAAGCGGGCGAAGGCGGATTCGGTGTTACAGTCGTAGAACTAAAATAG